The Arabidopsis thaliana chromosome 5, partial sequence genomic interval TGATGTTGTCAAACATTGTGACTGTAAAGTGTACGGTTGCTTCATATAAGATGGGGCTTGCTATACCCGAGCTTTATTGGATTGAATTAGCTTTCATTCATATTGTTTCTAGCGGAGGTCTTCGATAATATTATCATTTTGCGAAATCTTCATTTTTAGTGTCTCTAGAATTTCCCATTAAGTACTTTCTTAACCTTGTGAGAAACCTTTGTTGATTCATATAAGAACATCAGTATATTGTCAGAcctcatcattttttttttttcttttgttcggTATAATCAGAGTTCTCTGAATCATTGGGGGAAATGGGCTCATGCTTGGAGCAAATCGCGCCTCATAATGATCAAGAAAGTGGTAAGATTTTGGGTATTTAGCTATCATGGACGTTTGTTTGTCCTGTTTCCATGCTGTAACATTGTTTCTTCTGCAGGTGGAATTCTTCTAATGTTAGGTAAAGTTCAGTTTGAGCTTAAGAAACTCGTCGACACTTATGTAAGTTGTATGTTGCAACTTTGTACTTTTCATGAAGCAATATGTATAATTATGAACAAAACTGAGGTAGTTcttgtttcattcttttttttctccttcagCGTTCTCAAATATTCAAGACCATTACACGACCTTCAGAGTCACTTCTCAGTGACCTTAGAACTGTTGAGGTATGCCCTAGCTTTGGTCTTTTACAGTCAGAGATTATTTAAAAGCCGGAAAAGTTCACGGTTTGAGCAAGATTTAAAGCTAAAGTGAACAAAAAAGCACAACCTTAATAAAGACCGCTGATTTTGTCgtatttccttttcttttcctctcaGGATATGAAGCAACAATGTGAAGAAAAGAGGTCAGTGACTTTCTGCAATGTAGTTTTTTATTCTCTcggttttgatttgataaaatCTTGCCTTAACCTCTGACTCTTACTTACAGAGACGTTGTTAAGCACATGCTAATGGAGCATGTGAAAGACAAGGTACAAGTTAAAGGCACTAAAGGGGAGAGACTTATTCGCCGTCAGCTAGAGACTGCTCGCGATGAGCTACAAGATGAGGCGACTCTGTGCATTTTCCGATTGAAATCTCTCAAGGAAGGGCAAGCTCGAAGTCTCCTCACACAAGCAGCCCGCCACCACACTGCTCAGGTACCTTCTGAATAAAATTACTATTCTATGTAAGAAACCTTCCTGCAATTTCTCAATCAATGTCGCTTatactttcttatttttgcaTAGATGCATATGTTCTTTGCTGGTCTGAAATCGCTTGAGGCAGTAGAGCAACACGTCAGAATTGCTGCAGATAGACAACACATCGACTGTGTGCTCTCTGATCCCGGGAACGAAATGGATTGTAGTgaggataatgatgatgatgaccgACTTGTTAATAGAGATGGAGAACTCAGTTTTGACTACATAACAAGTGAGCAGAGAGTAGAAGTTATATCTACACCTCATGGATCGATGAAGgtaatttggattttaaatTGAACCTGAATTGGGAAAGAACAAATTTATTCGTTAAAAAGTAAGCTCATGTACTGCCATTTCTGTATAGATGGATGACACAGATCTCTCGTTTCAACGCCCTTCACCTGCAGGATCAGCAACAGTatgttcttttcttgatttttatgtCAGATTTAACATTTCATGTCTTGAGAACTCTCAGTTAGTCAACTGTATGAGAACTGCATTGGCGATTCTGTGTTGAAGTCTATTCTCTGATGCAGGTAAATGCAGACCCTAGAGAAGAGCACTCAGTTTCAAACCGTGATCGCAGAACGAGCAGCCATTCAGCACCTCTGTTTCCGGATAAGAAAGCTGATTTAGCAGATAGATCGATGAGGCAGATGACTCCATCTGCAAATGCTTACATATTACCAACTCCCGTCGACTCAAAGTCCTCACCAATCTTCACAAAACCTGTCACCCAGACAAACCACAGTGCAAACTTATGGCATTCATCTCCACTAGAACCAATAAAAACCGCCCATAAAGATGCGGAAAGCAACCTCTATTCCCGTCTTCCCCGTCCTTCAGAACACGCATTTTCTGGACCACTCAAGCCATCCTCAACCCGTCTTCCAGTACCAGTTGCAGTTCAGGCTCAGTCATCTTCTCCCAGAATATCTCCTACCGCTTCACCGCCTCTTGCTTCTTCC includes:
- a CDS encoding hydroxyproline-rich glycoprotein family protein (FUNCTIONS IN: molecular_function unknown; INVOLVED IN: biological_process unknown; LOCATED IN: plasma membrane; EXPRESSED IN: 23 plant structures; EXPRESSED DURING: 13 growth stages; BEST Arabidopsis thaliana protein match is: hydroxyproline-rich glycoprotein family protein (TAIR:AT3G26910.2); Has 1503 Blast hits to 1197 proteins in 220 species: Archae - 4; Bacteria - 108; Metazoa - 481; Fungi - 318; Plants - 186; Viruses - 39; Other Eukaryotes - 367 (source: NCBI BLink).): MMKASFGRLRRFALPKADAIDIGELFPTAQIEGLARAAKDMQDMREGYDRLLEVAAAMANSAYEFSESLGEMGSCLEQIAPHNDQESGGILLMLGKVQFELKKLVDTYRSQIFKTITRPSESLLSDLRTVEDMKQQCEEKRDVVKHMLMEHVKDKVQVKGTKGERLIRRQLETARDELQDEATLCIFRLKSLKEGQARSLLTQAARHHTAQMHMFFAGLKSLEAVEQHVRIAADRQHIDCVLSDPGNEMDCSEDNDDDDRLVNRDGELSFDYITSEQRVEVISTPHGSMKMDDTDLSFQRPSPAGSATVNADPREEHSVSNRDRRTSSHSAPLFPDKKADLADRSMRQMTPSANAYILPTPVDSKSSPIFTKPVTQTNHSANLWHSSPLEPIKTAHKDAESNLYSRLPRPSEHAFSGPLKPSSTRLPVPVAVQAQSSSPRISPTASPPLASSPRINELHELPRPPGQFAPPRRSKSPGLVGHSAPLTAWNQERSNVVVSTNIVASPLPVPPLVVPRSYSIPSRNQRAMAQQPLPERNQNRVASPPPLPLTPASLMNLRSLSRSHVGEVAQSGLIRGNGNKTNLLYL
- a CDS encoding hydroxyproline-rich glycoprotein family protein (FUNCTIONS IN: molecular_function unknown; INVOLVED IN: biological_process unknown; LOCATED IN: plasma membrane; EXPRESSED IN: 23 plant structures; EXPRESSED DURING: 13 growth stages; BEST Arabidopsis thaliana protein match is: hydroxyproline-rich glycoprotein family protein (TAIR:AT3G26910.2); Has 1497 Blast hits to 1191 proteins in 214 species: Archae - 4; Bacteria - 102; Metazoa - 485; Fungi - 316; Plants - 187; Viruses - 37; Other Eukaryotes - 366 (source: NCBI BLink).); this encodes MMKASFGRLRRFALPKADAIDIGELFPTAQIEGLARAAKDMQDMREGYDRLLEVAAAMANSAYEFSESLGEMGSCLEQIAPHNDQESGGILLMLGKVQFELKKLVDTYRSQIFKTITRPSESLLSDLRTVEDMKQQCEEKRDVVKHMLMEHVKDKVQVKGTKGERLIRRQLETARDELQDEATLCIFRLKSLKEGQARSLLTQAARHHTAQMHMFFAGLKSLEAVEQHVRIAADRQHIDCVLSDPGNEMDCSEDNDDDDRLVNRDGELSFDYITSEQRVEVISTPHGSMKMDDTDLSFQRPSPAGSATVNADPREEHSVSNRDRRTSSHSAPLFPDKKADLADRSMRQMTPSANAYILPTPVDSKSSPIFTKPVTQTNHSANLWHSSPLEPIKTAHKDAESNLYSRLPRPSEHAFSGPLKPSSTRLPVPVAVQAQSSSPRISPTASPPLASSPRINELHELPRPPGQFAPPRRSKSPGLVGHSAPLTAWNQERSNVVVSTNIVASPLPVPPLVVPRSYSIPSRNQRAMAQQPLPERNQNRVASPPPLPLTPASLMNLRSLSRSHVGEVAQSGLIRGVKLTEH